From Dioscorea cayenensis subsp. rotundata cultivar TDr96_F1 chromosome 13, TDr96_F1_v2_PseudoChromosome.rev07_lg8_w22 25.fasta, whole genome shotgun sequence, the proteins below share one genomic window:
- the LOC120274908 gene encoding LOW QUALITY PROTEIN: histone-lysine N-methyltransferase SUVR5-like (The sequence of the model RefSeq protein was modified relative to this genomic sequence to represent the inferred CDS: inserted 1 base in 1 codon) gives MSVLSLSEVQYIGEQNPGVKPMDDVVEEHMMLQVEHPQQRAVDKLAFTIHDRKQIVPDDYYQRRACDVDQPNDSNGNVDTLTKLDCAQGNSVNVNGFLAAVNPLSKVKCCKLSQGDERLNKSTEGNTNFIKNNSFYQEVCDLSNGSMEEEAISLKNESNTDKSEQLKGEELAPVCVSQNNLDHSYTGREQGLEVASGICGACNYVVHLVGDRVNQTNENKDGSQVSSDMDLLRSATSDSCREEEDQNTTVCEPSDLASSIDYEQGILSLQCQDCKSFTSSKDYHLSKEKVGDKVQDNNLVGEIGPSGVEFPAEEQPVALWVKWRGKWQTGILCPRVDCPLPTLRAKPTHERKNYFAIFFPRTRTYSWADMLLVRSIDELPEPLVYGTHRKWRKLVKDLTVPRRYIMQKLAVAMLNINDRLHTEAVVEHARKATTWKEFAVEASRTRDYSDLGRMLLKLQTVYFSYLYSLLYAWSTSTFVAISGLHCFDFCQLWLNASFNSWAQRCQSVHSAETVEILTEELFDSVLWNEVEELRNAPVQPDIGPEWKTWKQEVMKFFSTAYPRAGKLDTERKNDDSSLTMGIQISRKRPKLEVQQADKSVSASLLSEPTKLDADSGHSNCQGIVKYVPTGAAQDNVIPGLAAVEGSSTMSDTFNEIGVEDESIQFAQGSFASGACNKTAMVNSHHSPDAMKYRQCSAFIEAKGRQCGRWANDGDIFCCVHLNSRSVGKPNQEEHNTPLEAPMCEGTTTNGNKCKHRARYGSAFCKKHRSQEINDPMVVNDLSYSCVNELKRKHDHSTALEHLPSPVTISEKNFGWAGEAQTSLQENLIPVMVEETLDERNCLMKKSELSSALPSTASATSLDLPLCIGHYGRINGEQCLEVAKRHTLYCEKHLPKFLKRARNGKSRLVSKDVFLDLFRNCSSRKQKLYLHQACELLYGFMKSNLSHQKAVPKDDSMGWVLSEASVDQHVGEYLLKLVSSETEKITRIWGFGADKVNQVPSSKAIVHDLLVHDGDQSETTVRCKICTEKFSDNQKLSLHWTEIHKKELRWLFLEGLLCSICMNSFTNRKVFETHVKEKHGMQFLGHSVLLRCMSCNSHFPSSDQLWQHVLSFHSSELCQQDLSQQQCRVVTEADQPDSELCNKVCQDKSAFEKDEGSQRFVCRFCGLKFDLLPDLGRHHQVAHMSHFTSKRGNNHLRRGRHCYPRLKRSFDAAFRIKNRSNLGTQKQFESSNSVIAARARLQTQASETASLGRLLDSHCSDVALTLFSEIQKTKPRPSNLEILSTARTACCRTSLSAAXEIKYGLLPENLCLKAAKLCSELNTPVDWHLEGFICPKGCRPLTLPHSLPPLKPATGPFIKSSSHMELVNIAEWEMDECHYVLDSKQFILKPVQKPKNFLCEDLSFGKEPVPVDVNTDVLKTYIDCLSSIESSGLASETPKALACFFFPSSFHIHLVNFCRRAILFMSATPCVNATPHVVTGSFKKGSKLSLKFLEQKKKGWAVRAGETIHRGAFVCEYIGEVLSDVEANKRGQRYDIEGCSYLYDIDAHIDEANGLSGMVPYVIDATHYGNVSRFINHSCSPNLVNYLVLVESMDCQLAHIGFYASRDISIGEELAYDYRYKLLPGDGCPCLCGASNCRGRLN, from the exons ATGTCAGTGCTCTCTTTGTCAGAAGTTCAATATATTGGGGAGCAGAATCCAGGAGTAAAGCCAATGGATGATGTTGTTGAAGAACACATGATGCTGCAAGTAGAGCATCCACAGCAAAGAGCTGTTGACAAACTAGCATTCACTATTCATGACAGGAAACAGATTGTACCTGACGATTATTATCAACGGAGAGCTTGTGATGTTGACCAACCAAATGATTCTAATGGGAATGTGGACACTCTGACCAAACTTGACTGTGCTCAAGGAAACTCTGTAAATGTAAATGGCTTCCTTGCTGCTGTGAACCCCTTGTCGAAAGTTAAATGTTGTAAACTATCACAAGGAGatgaaagattaaataaaaGCACTGAGGGAAATACTaacttcataaaaaataattccttTTACCAGGAGGTTTGTGATCTTTCAAATGGTAGCATGGAGGAAGAAGCCATCTCCCTTAAAAATGAAAGCAATACAGACAAATCTGAACAACTCAAGGGGGAAGAATTGGCCCCCGTTTGTGTTTCACAAAACAATTTAGACCACAGCTACACTGGACGAGAACAAGGACTGGAGGTAGCGAGTGGTATTTGTGGAGCTTGCAACTATGTGGTACATTTAGTGGGGGACAGAGTAAATCAGACAAATGAAAACAAGGATGGTTCTCAGGTATCCAGTGACATGGACCTCCTCAGAAGTGCTACTTCTGATTCTTGTAGGGAGGAAGAGGACCAGAATACTACTGTATGTGAGCCATCAGATCTTGCCAGTTCAATTGATTATGAACAAGGCATTTTATCTTTGCAGTGTCAAGATTGTAAATCTTTCACTTCCAGCAAGGACTATCACCTTTCAAAGGAAAAGGTGGGTGACAAGGTCCAAGATAACAATCTAGTGGGAGAAATTGGCCCTTCAGGAGTGGAATTTCCTGCTGAAGAACAACCTGTCGCACTCTGGGTGAAG TGGAGAGGGAAATGGCAAACCGGAATCCTATGTCCAAGGGTTGACTGTCCTTTACCAACTTTGAGGGCAAAGCCTACTCATGAGAGGAAAAATTACTTTGCAATTTTCTTTCCTCGTACCAGGACATATTCTTGGGCAGATATGCTACTTGTTCGTTCAATTGATGAGTTGCCAGAACCTCTTGTTTATGGTACTCATCGTAAATGGAGGAAGTTGGTTAAAGACTTGACTGTTCCACGCCGTTATATCATGCAAAAACTTGCTGTTGCGATGCTAAATATCAATGACCGGCTACATACAGAG GCTGTAGTTGAGCATGCTCGGAAAGCTACAACATGGAAGGAATTTGCAGTGGAAGCATCTCGCACCAGAGATTATTCTGATCTTGGAAGGATGCTATTGAAGCTTCAAACTGTATACTTCT CATATTTGTATAGTTTATTGTATGCCTGGTCAACTTCAACTTTTGTTGCTATTTCTGGCCTTCACTGCTTTGATTTCtg CCAGCTTTGGTTGAATGCCTCTTTTAACTCATGGGCACAAAGATGTCAGAGTGTACACAGTGCAGAGACTGTTGAAATACTAACAGAG GAGTTATTCGATTCTGTTTTGTGGAATGAGGTGGAGGAGCTTCGGAATGCCCCTGTTCAACCAGATATAGGCCCTGAGTGGAAAACTTGGAAGCAGGAGGTCATGAAATTCTTCTCCACTGCATACCCAAGAGCTGGTAAATTGGACACAGAGCGGAAGAATGATGACAGTTCTTTAACTATGGGAATTCAAATTAGTAGGAAGCGTCCTAAGCTTGAAGTACAACAAGCTGATAAATCTGTTTCTGCAAGTTTATTATCTGAGCCCACCAAGTTGGATGCTGATTCTGGGCATTCCAATTGTCAGGGCATTGTAAAATATGTTCCAACAGGTGCCGCCCAGGATAATGTAATTCCTGGTCTGGCTGCTGTAGAAGGTTCTAGCACAATGAGTGACACTTTTAATGAGATCGGTGTTGAAGATGAAAGCATCCAATTTGCACAGGGTTCATTTGCAAGTGGGGCATGCAACAAGACTGCCATGGTAAATTCACATCATAGTCCTGATGCGATGAAATATAGGCAATGTTCAGCCTTTATAGAAGCCAAGGGAAGACAGTGTGGACGGTGGGCAAATGATGGTGATATCTTCTGTTGTGTGCATTTGAATTCTCGTTCTGTGGGAAAGCCTAATCAGGAAGAACATAACACTCCTTTGGAAGCACCAATGTGTGAAGGTACAACAACTAATGGCAACAAATGCAAGCATCGAGCCCGATATGGTTCAGCATTTTGCAAGAAACACCGTAGCCAGGAAATTAATGATCCCATGGTTGTTAATGATCTCTCATATTCCTGTGTTAATGAGCTCAAGAGAAAGCATGATCATAGCACTGCCCTGGAACACCTTCCAAGTCCGGTCACTATTTCTGAGAAAAATTTCGGTTGGGCTGGTGAGGCACAAACTTCTTTGCAAGAGAACCTGATCCCAGTAATGGTGGAAGAAACCTTGGATGAGAGAAATTGTTTAATGAAGAAATCTGAACTAAGCAGTGCTTTACCTTCTACTGCAAGTGCCACTAGTCTTGATTTACCACTGTGCATTGGACATTATGGCCGCATTAATGGTGAACAGTGCCTGGAGGTTGCTAAGAGACACACCTTGTATTGTGAAAAACATCTCCCAAAATTTCTCAAACGTGCAAGGAATGGGAAGAGTCGACTGGTATCGAAAGACGTATTTCTTGATCTTTTCAGGAATTGCTCTTCAAGGAAACAAAAACTATACCTACATCAAGCATGTGAACTTCTATATGGGTTCATGAAAAGCAATCTATCCCACCAAAAGGCAGTTCCTAAGGATGACAGCATGGGATGGGTATTATCAGAAGCTTCTGTTGATCAACATGTAGGGGAGTATTTATTGAAGCTGGTGTCAAGTGAGACGGAAAAAATAACTAGGATTTGGGGGTTTGGTGCAGACAAGGTTAACCAAGTACCTTCTTCCAAAGCTATAGTGCATGACCTTCTAGTTCATGATGGTGATCAGTCTGAGACGACTGTAAGGTGCAAAATTTGTACTGAGAAATTCTCTGACAATCAAAAACTGAGTTTACATTGGACTGAGATCCATAAAAAAGAATTGCGGTGGCTTTTTTTAGAGGGTTTGCTTTGTTCAATTTGCATGAACTCCTTCACAAACAGAAAAGTTTTTGAAACTCATGTGAAAGAGAAACATGGGATGCAATTCCTTGGACATTCTGTCCTGCTTCGGTGTATGTCATGCAATAGCCATTTTCCAAGTTCAGATCAGTTATGGCAGCATGTTCTCTCTTTCCATTCTTCAGAGCTCTGTCAGCAAGATCTCAGTCAACAGCAATGTAGGGTCGTGACTGAAGCTGATCAACCTGATTCTGAGCTGTGCAATAAGGTCTGCCAGGACAAGAGTGCCTTCGAGAAAGATGAGGGCTCCCAAAGATTTGTTTGCAGATTCTGTGGCTTGAAGTTTGATCTTCTACCAGATCTTGGCCGTCACCATCAAGTAGCTCATATGAGCCACTTTACATCGAAGAGGGGAAATAATCATCTCAGACGAGGTAGGCACTGCTATCCTAGACTCAAGCGAAGTTTTGATGCGGCTTTTAGAATTAAGAATCGCAGTAACTTGGGCACACAAAAGCAGTTTGAGTCTTCTAACTCAGTCATAGCTGCAAGGGCAAGGTTACAAACTCAAGCATCTGAAACAGCTAGTCTTGGAAGGCTGCTAGACTCTCATTGCTCAGATGTTGCATTGACCTTATTTTCTGAGATCCAGAAAACAAAGCCTCGGCCTAGTAACCTTGAGATTCTTTCTACTGCTCGCACTGCTTGCTGCAGGACTAGCCTCAGCGCTG CTGAAATTAAGTATGGTTTGCTGCCAGAAAATCTTTGCTTGAAGGCAGCTAAACTTTGTAGTGAACTGAATACTCCAGTAGATTGGCACCTAGAGGGGTTTATTTGTCCCAAAGGATGTAGACCTCTTACACTGCCTCATTCTTTACCCCCTCTCAAGCCTGCTACTGGTCCATTCATCAAATCTTCTAGTCATATGGAGTTGGTGAATATTGCTGAGTGGGAGATGGATGAATGCCATTATGTTCTTGATTCAAAGCAGTTCATTTTGAAACCAGttcaaaaacccaaaaattttTTGTGTGAGGATTTGAGCTTTGGAAAGGAGCCTGTTCCA GTTGATGTCAACACTGATGTGTTAAAAACCTATA TTGATTGTCTATCATCAATAGAAAGTTCTGGCTTAGCTTCAGAAACACCAAAAGctcttgcttgttttttttttcccagtaGTTTTCATATTCACTTGGTTAATTTTTGCAGGAGGGCTATCTTGTTTATGAGTGCAACTCCATGTGTAAATGCGACTCCTCATGTTGTAACAGGATCCTTCAAAAAGGGGTCCAAGTTAAGCTTGAAGTTTTTAGAACAGAAAAAAA AGGGCTGGGCTGTCAGAGCTGGAGAAACTATACATCGCGGTGCATTTGTTTGTGAATACATTGGGGAAGTTCTGAGTGATGTAGAGGCAAACAAGAGGGGACAGAG gTATGATATTGAGGGATGCAGCTACTTATATGATATTGATGCTCACATTGATGAGGCAAATGGCTTGAGTGGAATGGTGCCTTATGTGATTGACGCCACACATTATGGGAATGTTTCACGGTTTATTAATCACAG CTGTTCTCCAAACCTTGTGAATTATTTGGTGCTAGTGGAGAGCATGGATTGTCAACTTGCTCATATTGGTTTCTATGCAAGTCGGGAT ATTTCCATTGGTGAAGAACTTGCTTATGACTATCGATACAAGTTGCTGCCAGGAGACGGATGCCCATGCCTCTGTGGAGCATCGAACTGCAGGGGTCgtctaaattaa
- the LOC120274760 gene encoding probable E3 ubiquitin-protein ligase ARI2, whose amino-acid sequence MAEEEDYASSSDMEEEDMSGFYLSDREEDVLEETVLQGLESQHEEDCHWSVSSVITKESLLAAQKEDLRKVMELLALSEQHARTLLIYYRWDVERIFELLEQRGKEKLFSEAGVTIIDKSNVIGLLNSSQTVNCSICFEDVTQNSVTEMDCGHSYCNDCWTEHFIVKINDGQSRRIRCMAPKCTAVCDEAIVRTLVSARHPDIADRFDRFLLESYIEDNNKVKWCPSIPHCGNAIRVEGDICCEVECTCGIQFCFSCLSEAHSPCSCQMWELWTRKCQDESETVNWMTVNTKPCPKCHKPVEKNGGCNLVACICGQAFCWLCGGATGRDHTWSSIAGHSCGRFKEDIAKRTERARRDLYRYMHYHNRYKAHTDSLNQESNLKESIQEKIAVSESKQSKIKDYSWVMNGLNRLFRSRRVLSYSYPFAFYMFGDELFKDEMTPQERDMKQNLFEDQQQQLEANVEKLSMFLEKEFQTFSDDEVLDTMSHVINLSNVVDKLCKQMYQCIENELLYPLQRATHNIAPYKSKGLERATELSVCWDSDQSLRSTKNNNEGSCARWDLAVNGIGTTGTGRHSGSQFPGSSSSDESGCSSTRKRPRRDVAGAAAPFDLNMPPEVIDNSRY is encoded by the exons ATGGCGGAGGAGGAGGACTACGCCTCGTCCAGCGATATGGAGGAAGAGGACATGTCCGGCTTCTATCTCAGCGATCGAGAGGAAGACGTTCTGGAGGAGACCGTCCTTCAGGGACTCGAATCCCAGCACGAGGAGGATTGCCACTGGTCCGTCTCCTCG GTTATCACGAAAGAGTCTCTTTTGGCTGCACAG AAAGAGGATTTGAGAAAGGTGATGGAGTTGTTGGCTCTTAGCGAGCAGCATGCCCGAACTCTCCTAATTTATTATCGTTGGGATGTGGAGAGGATATTTGAGTTGTTGGAGCAGAGGGGGAAAGAGAAATTGTTTTCAGAGGCTGGAGTGACTATCATTGACAAGAGTAATGTCATTGGCTTGTTAAATTCATCGCAGACAGTAAACTGTAGTATCTGTTTTGAGGATGTTACACAAAATTCAGTGACAGAGATGGATTGTGGGCACTCCTATTGTAACGATT GTTGGACAGAACATTTTATTGTCAAAATAAATGATGGGCAAAGTCGCCGAATTAGATGCATGGCTCCCAAATGCACTGCTGTTTGCGATGAAGCCATTGTCCGAACTCTAGTCAGTGCTAGACATCCAGATATTGCAGATCGCTTTGACCGGTTTCTTCTTGAATCATATATTGAGGACAACAATAAAGTCAAATGGTGCCCCAGCATACCGCATTGTGGAAATGCAATACGTGTCGAGGGTGATATTTGTTGTGAGGTGGAATGTACATGTGGCATTCAATTTTGTTTCAGTTGCTTATCCGAAGCACACTCACCTTGTTCATGCCAGATGTGGGAGCTTTGGACAAGAAAATGTCAGGATGAGTCTGAAACAGTAAATTGGATGACAGTTAACACAAAGCCATGCCCCAAGTGTCACAAGCCTGTTGAAAAGAATGGTGGTTGCAATCTAGTCGCATGTATATGTGGACAAGCTTTTTG TTGGTTATGTGGCGGTGCTACTGGACGAGACCATACCTGGTCGAGCATTGCTGGACACAGTTGTGGACGCTTCAAAGAGGATATTGCTAAGAGGACAGAACGGGCTAGGCGTGATCTCTATCGATATATGCATTATCACAACCGATACAAGGCCCATACAGATTCTCTTAACCAAGAAAGCAATCTCAAGGAAAGTATCCAGGAAAAAATAGCTGTATCAGAAAGTAAGCAATCCAAAATTAAAGATTATAGTTGGGTGATGAATGGGTTGAACCGGCTCTTCAGATCAAGGCGTGTGCTCTCTTATTCATATCCATTCGCATTTTACATGTTTGGTGATGAGCTCTTCAAGGATGAGATGACACCTCAAGAAAGGGATATGAAGCAAAACCTATTTGAGGACCAGCAACAACAGTTAGAGGCCAATGTAGAGAAACTTTCCATGTTTTTAGAGAAGGAGTTTCAGACTTTCAGTGACGATGAGGTATTGGACACAATGAGTCATGTGATTAATTTGTCCAACGTTGTTGATAAACTATGCAAGCAAAT GTACCAATGCATTGAGAATGAACTACTTTATCCTCTCCAACGTGCAACCCACAATATTGCCCCATACAAATCAAAAGGCCTCGAGAGAGCGACTGAACTCTCCGTTTGCTGGGATTCTGATCAAAGTCTTAGGAGCacgaaaaacaataatgaaggGAGCTGTGCAAGATGGGATTTGGCTGTGAATGGAATCG GAACAACTGGAACAGGCAGGCATTCCGGTAGTCAATTTCCTGGCTCTTCTAGTTCTGATGAGAGTGGATGCTCGTCCACACGGAAAAGGCCTAGAAGAGATGTTGCTGGAGCTGCTGCACCTTTTGATCTCAACATGCCACCTGAAGTGATTGACAACAGCCGATATTAG
- the LOC120274910 gene encoding protein TRANSPARENT TESTA 16-like: MEAKMDMKQNQKQKQKQKQKQKQNQGRQKVPIKRIEKDTARQATFSKRRKGFFKKANELAVLCGVQVTALAFSPAEQQQQQQEQQQPWDMVGMNMDDHLGQVEMINYDDEFWNNWLNELMTDETLNLPPLPDLLLDPPTGSSSHHL; encoded by the exons ATGGAGGCAAAGATGGATATGAAACAGAACCAGAAGCAGAAGCAGAAGCAGAAGCAGAAGCAGAAGCAAAATCAAGGACGGCAGAAGGTCCCAATAAAAAGAATAGAGAAGGACACAGCCCGGCAGGCCACCTTCTCTAAGCGCCGGAAAGGGTTCTTCAAGAAAGCCAATGAACTCGCCGTGCTGTGCGGTGTTCAAGTGACTGCACTCGCCTTCTCTCCTGCTG agcagcagcagcaacaacaagaGCAGCAGCAGCCCTGGGACATGGTGGGCATGAATATGGATGATCATCTGGGACAGGTGGAGATGATtaattatgatgatgagttttggAATAATTGGTTAAACGAACTCATGACTGATGAAACTCTCAACCTTCCTCCTCTTCCTGATCTTCTTCTCGATCCTCCAACTGGCTCTTCGTCTCACCATCTTTGA